A single Macrobrachium nipponense isolate FS-2020 chromosome 5, ASM1510439v2, whole genome shotgun sequence DNA region contains:
- the LOC135215375 gene encoding 116 kDa U5 small nuclear ribonucleoprotein component-like translates to MDADLYDEFGNYIGPELDSDEDDEEEDDDDYPDQDQDMNGYDDDDGMAGEEEEVSAQAVVLHEDKQYYPSAADVYGPEVETIVQEEDAQPLTQPIIKVHKSEEQSDFVYMILTILSLLQPVKVKKFSHVEKDLPTTTYNLEFLADLMDNPCLVRNVSLVGHLHHGKSTFVDCLIHQTHPEFS, encoded by the exons ATGGATGCTGATTTGTACGACGAGTTTGGGAATTACATTGGTCCGGAGCTGGACTCTGATGAAGATGACGaggaagaagatgacgacgaTTACCCCGACCAAGACCAGGACATGAATGGCTATGATGATGACGATGGAATGgcaggggaagaggaggaggtgtctGCTCAGGCAGTTGTACTACACGAGGACAAACAATATTACCCTAGCGCGGCAGATGTATATGGGCCTGAGGTGGAAACCATCGTTCAGGAAGAAGATGCTCAGCCACTGACGCAGCCTATAATAAAG GTTCACAAATCAGAAGAGCAGAGTGATTTTGTGTATATGATATTaacaattttgtcattattacagcCTGTGAAAGTGAAGAAATTCAGCCATGTTGAGAAGGATCTGCCAACAACCACTTACAATTTGGAATTCTTAGCAGATCTCATGGACAATCCATGCTTGGTTCGCAATGTCTCGCTGGTAGGCCACCTTCACCATGGTAAAAGTACCTTTGTTGACTGTCTTATTCATCAGACCCATCCTGAATTCag CTGA